A stretch of Tenrec ecaudatus isolate mTenEca1 chromosome 2, mTenEca1.hap1, whole genome shotgun sequence DNA encodes these proteins:
- the ZCCHC10 gene encoding zinc finger CCHC domain-containing protein 10, whose amino-acid sequence MATPMHRLIARRQAEANKQHVRCQKCLEFGHWTYECKGKRKYLHRPSRTAELKKALKEKENRLLLQQSIAETNAERKTKKKRAKSVTSSSSDSSASSASESSSDGEDTSTSSSSEDSDSEESSSSSSSSASSTSSDSSSDSDSDSSSSSSSSSSSSSSTHSSSEDEPPRKKKKK is encoded by the exons ggaagcaaataagcaacATGTAAGATGTCAGAAATGCTTAGAATTTGGACATTGGACTTATGAatgcaaaggaaaaagaaaatacctGCATAGGCCTTCGAGAACAGCAGAACTAAAGAAAgctttaaaggaaaaagaaaacagattatTATTACAACAAAG CATTGCAGAAACTAATGCGGAAAGAAAGACCAAGAAAAAAAG GGCTAAGAGCGTAACCAGTTCCAGTAGCGATAGCAGTGCCAGTTCAGCCAGTGAATCTTCATCCGATGGCGAAGACACGTCTACCTCATCTTCCTCGGAGGACAGTGACAGTGAAGAAAGCTCCTCTAGCTCCTCATCGTCTGCCTCCTCCACAAGCTCTGACTCCTCCTCTGACTCGGACTCGGACTCCAGCtcctccagcagcagcagcagcagcagcagcagcagcacacacaGCAGCTCAGAGGATGAGCCacccaggaagaagaaaaagaagtag